The following proteins come from a genomic window of Rutidosis leptorrhynchoides isolate AG116_Rl617_1_P2 chromosome 10, CSIRO_AGI_Rlap_v1, whole genome shotgun sequence:
- the LOC139870217 gene encoding tetratricopeptide repeat domain-containing protein PYG7, chloroplastic, producing the protein MTEMMLGYPTLGNYTVIDEKEAHKYTRQMLPLKMRSHQLISDTLTKWNVPTCRKELRAFQTLISAKLHESPSDRDSSSSKKDLFHTSLLSSGSMTLFTWTNPVAASEYMKMNPVYEVGELFELGIQLSYLLLLLGLLGVGTFFIIRQVLVRRELDLSAKELQEQVRSGDASSMELFELGAVMLRRKFYPAATKYLLQAIDKWDGDQQDLAQVYNALGVSYVRDGKTDKGISQLETAVKIQPGYVTAWNNLGDAYEKKKEYKSALKAFEEALLFDPNNTVARPRRDALLDKVQMYKGVPFKSKQR; encoded by the exons ATGACCGAAATGATGTTAGGTTACCCTACATTAGGAAATTATACT GTTATAGATGAAAAAGAAGCTCATAAGTACACGAGACAAATGTTACCTTTAAAGATGAGATCACATCAATTGATTTCAGATACACTTACCAAATGGAATGTGCCG ACATGTAGAAAAGAACTAAGAGCTTTTCAGACACTTATCTCTGCAAAACTCCATG AATCACCAAGTGACAGAGACTCTAGCAGTTCAAAAAAGGATTTATTTCATACGTCGTTGTTATCAAGTGGATCGATGACTTTGTTTACATGGACAAACCCCGTAGCAGCATCAGAATACATGAAAATGAATCCTGTTTATGAGGTTGGGGAGTTATTTGAATTAGGGATACAGTTATCGTACCTTCTTTTGTTGTTGGGATTACTCGGTGTTGGAACATTTTTCATTATACGTCAAGTTCTTGTTCGCAGAGAACTCGATCTTTCTGCAAAAGAGTTGCAG GAACAAGTAAGGAGTGGCGATGCAAGTTCAATGGAGCTTTTTGAACTTGGTGCAGTTATGCTAAGAAGAAAATTCTATCCAGCTGCTACTAAATACTTGCTTCAAGCAATCGACAAATGGGATGGAGATCAACAAGATCTTGCACAG GTTTACAATGCGTTGGGTGTGAGTTATGTTCGTGATGGCAAAACCGACAAGGGGATATCTCAGCTTGAAACGGCTGTTAAGATTCAGCCCGGGTACGTTACAGCTTGGAACAATTTAGGTGATGCATATGAGAAGAAAAAAGAATATAAATCTGCTTTAAAAGCCTTTGAGGAAGCCCTATTATTTGATCCTAATAACACAGTCGCACGACCCAGACGAGATGCCTTGTTAGACAAAGTGCAAATGTACAAAGGAGTTCCTTTTAAATCCAAGCAGAGATGA